The Sander lucioperca isolate FBNREF2018 chromosome 4, SLUC_FBN_1.2, whole genome shotgun sequence DNA segment AGAGTGCCACAGTTACTGGACcttattagggatgcaccaattacattgtgtatatatatacaatacctACCTGGAGTATGTGCCAATACCATATTGATCCAataccactgttttttttgtttttgttttcaaactTAGAAATGTGAATACCTCACTGCATGAAGCTCATTGGAATATATTTTTATGTAAGATTAACTTGCACTTAAAACGGAGCCTGTGGCCCACTGGGACTGAATGAATTTAACGGTGTTACTGTAACACTGACCTTTCTAATGACTATGACAAAGAAACTGTATTTAATGTGGATCAGTCAGATCATTACTGACACGTGTGATTAATAAGGTCAGTACCCTCATACATCCCTAGACCTTATCATAGTCACTGAATGAGTCACTGAGCTGAATCCTCAGAGGTAAACTAAAAGCCATTTCATCCCACAGTGGGATTTGTTTGGCAGCCTTCTGGAAAAACACCAAAtgggtttgttttttaattcaataattgtgattattttataaaatttaTATTCAGTTGGTCAAATAATATTCCACATGAATAATGTCACACTgaacatactgtaaatggctGGCGTAAGCTTGCAGAGCTAGGAACATATTGCTGCCTGTAGACTAGCAGAGCGTAAGCTGCCTCAGCTCAAACAGATAAAGCCATTTGATCAGATATTGGGAATGTGGTGATGGCTTTAAGTTACCTGACTCCACCTCAGACCAGGAGGTTTCACTGCTCTATCATCCCGCCTgtaacaactgtgtgtgtgttcttttttgTTGTCATTGTGTTTATATTTGGGGTCGTTTGGCCATTGCTggcagccgtgtgtgtgtgtgtgtgtgtgtgtgtgtgtgtgtgtgtgtgtgtgtgtgtgtgtgtgtgtgtgtgtgtgtgtgtgtgtgtgtgtgtgtgtgtgtgtgtgtgttctttgaaACCCTAATACCAGCTGTTAAATAAACCACATCTATGGGGTATGTGAGCTAAATTTACAACTAATCACCATCATGAATGGAAAACAGGGctattatctgtgtgtgtgtgtgtgtgtgtgtacatgtccCTCCACTTATTTATTGTGGTGTTATTTAAAGGTCGAGCCAAATGCCACTATCGGAGAGATCAAGTCTATGTTCCACAAGAGCCGTGAGTGCCATCTCTCTGCAGGCGTCTAAAGCCTCATAAATCTGATATCACATCAAGCTAATCTTAAGCTGAACACAGAAATATTGTCAATGTCTGTGACGTATTTATCTGTCCGTTTCAGATCCTCAGTGGTACCCAGCCAGGCAGTCCATTCGCCTCGACCCCAGTAAGTCAGCCAAAGTGTGATCGTCTATCAGTATACTTAAAGTGAACGTAGTACTACTTCTCTCCACAATCAACTCATACTTTACTGTGCATCTCATTAAGTAAGCGTGTGTGCGTTTCAGAGGGGAAGTCTCTGAAGGATGAGGATGTTCTGCAGCATCTCCCTGTGGGAACCACGGCAACCTTCTACTTCAGAGACCTGGGAGCCCAGATCAGCTGGGTCACAGTGAGTACAATATGTCATGCTGTCACAGTCCAACAGTCCTGACAAGCTCACATCAGACTGCGAGTGGGATCAAGGAGAGCTATATTGAGATTTCCCGCTGGGTAAAaagggcgtgtgtgtgtgtgtgtgtgtgtgtgtgtgtgtgtgtgtgtgtgtgtgtgtgtgtgtgtgtttgtgtgtgtgtgtgtgtgtgtgtgtgtgtgtgttgtactggCTTTCCTGGGAGAGGCAGGTACAGGAGAGACAGAACAAGGAGAAGGAATATGATATATTTATCTTTCTAACACAGCAATAAAGCAGTATATtgagtctcacattgccagacctatctccacagcgctgtgtcagtgcTGCGGTATGATCTGGCTACACCACCTATCTATTCCAGGaaaaaagaagctctggcttgtttgtatttctttaaaccaatcacaactgtcttgggcggcactaaggcCCGATAGCAGAGATAGCAGGGGGGGGGAACCACCCGGCGAGTGGGAGACCCGCCAAATGTccggctttatcccagcaatgtacaccCGTTGAGCCAGACTACCGAGGCTCTGACTTATCCCGTCCTGTTTACCTTTTTCAGGTCTTTCTGACGGAGTACACCGGTCCTCTGGTCCTCTATCTGATGTTCTACTTCAGAGTTCCCTTCATCTACGCACCCAAATATGACTTTACCACCAGTAAACACTGGGTCGTACAGTGAGTCTCTCCAACACACCTTCACAAactttatatacagtagttAGGTAGAGTCGTCTCGTCCCCCAGAGAGCAATTGTGTCCTCCTTAAGTTGTCTCAACTTTAAGGAATagtgggaaatacgcttatttgctttcttgctaagAGTTGGATTGAAAAAGATGGATACCAGTGTTGTGTCTGTAGGTAGAATATGAAGTTTTAGCCAACAACAATGCTCTGGGACTGGATGTCTTCCGTTCTGGTCAATCATATCACCACTGTTCAATAGAATATAGGCCAAATTCAGTCTCACCTCCAAACTCATTGTTAGTTAAAACCCAGTGGAGACCCCACTGATCAATCTAGTTACCATTCCTAATCAACAGACTAATTAAACTATTAGCAAGACTCTAGCTACCATACATCCAGACCAGCAGATTTATTAAAGGAAGGCATTTATTCACCAACACTTGCAAAGTGACCAAAAGTAATGCAGCGGTCAATTAATAAAATTAGACACTGTGGAGAAGCATTTGATAGAGTTAACTTGTGCCATTCCTATTTGCAGCGCTTCAGAAACTGGGATGGTCCAAATCCCCGTTTCTACCAAGCAGTCTGGTTCGGTTCAGTTCAGCTTTTTACACATTCAAACAGTTATTTCTAGCACACTGATCCGATACTAaaagacatcatggcttgcaaacaagcaaagtggcagttggtcaaggccacacccccaccctccacctgaAAGCATCCAAAAAAGCAGTGTGTCATAAGACCTTTAAGCCATTCTCTTTCCATATCAATGTGGCAGTGGCCCTTAAAATCCTATCTGGACAGAGCTTTTGGATGGGATGATAAAACTGCCATGTACCTGGATTCTCTTTTTAATAACTAGTAGAGCTAACGCGTGTGTtttgtgctttgtttttttcagtctcGCCTGTATGTGTCACTCTTTCCACTTCTTTAAGAGGCTGCTGGAGACGCTGTTTGTCCATCGCTTCTCTCATGGAACAATGCCGTTACGCAACATCTTCAAGGTGAGATGCATTCTACCACTCAAGCTCTGTCATAGCCTGACTTACATTAATATGGGCAAAGGTGTAATGTAGTTTTTGTATGGGGTAAAAGATGAATTGCTAGCTGTTCagtttgtgatttaaaaaaaaaaaaaaaaaaatgcctgtGACAATGTTCCTGTTTCATTCAGAACTGTACCTACTACTGGGGCTTTGCAGCATGGATGGCCTATTACATCAACCACCCACTGTACACACCACCCAGTGAGTATGCATGCACCAAACACTCACATATACCAACATTTCATTGTAACtctcttttcatttttactCTTGTTAATTGTGTCTTGTTGCAGTCTATGGGGAGCAACAAATCAGACTGGCTCTTGTCATATTCTTGGTGAGAATATTTCTATCCTTAACACTTAGCTCTGTAAACTATCCTTCATTATTTgactaataaataataaattaaaaaaaacatcatttaaattgtattttgtcCATTAGTTTTTAATCTCTTTGTCACCTCAGAAGTATGAAATAAGAGGCACAACCAGActtataaatgtttattaccttTTGCTCTACACACACTATTGAATcacttgttgttttttcttagtTCTGTCAGATCGGCAACTTTTCCATCCACATTGCTCTTCGGAACCTCCGTCCACCAGGTATACACACCTGCAAcacctctacacacacacacacacacacacacacacacacacacacacacgcacacacacgcacacacgcacacacacacttgtcactCGTCTGCTGCCCCTCTTTCTTGTGGGGTCCCCCAAGGTTCCATTTTGGGACCCatgctcttttctctgtacatgCTGCCCTTAGggtccattttaaaaaaacataacatttctttccactgttttgcagacgatgtacaaatctatttgcctgtaaaaaacaatgacaaggACACTGTCCAGCCTTTGTTGAACTGCTTGAGTGATATCAAAATTTGGTTGGATcagaattttctctgtctcaatgaTAATAAGACTGAAATTGTTGTGTTTGGTCGCGCTGAACATTTTAGTGCCTGTGTTGATGCTCTTGGTACGTTAGGTTCCCATATTCAACCTTTTACCAAGAATCTGGGTGTGATTTTTGACAGTGCTTTTAAATTTGATAAACAGATAAGCTCTGTTGTTAAAACCAGTTTCTTTCAGCTGAGACTATTGGCTAAGGTTAAGCCTTACCTGCTACACAAAGACTTTGAAAgagtcatacatgcatttattacgtcccgtttagattactgtaactctttgtatgttggattggatcagtcatcccttcgtcggttacagttagtccagaacgcagcagctcgacttttaACTGGGACAAAAAAGTGCCACCATATCACACCGGTTTTGGCAacgctccactggcttcctgtttgtttcaggatcaaatttaaaattgtattaattgtttttaagatcttaaatgggttgtcgccttcttatttatcagagcttttacatgtccacacacctgtcagagcactgaggtcgtccaatcagatgctcctcgatgtgcccagatccaggttaaaaaataaaggtgaccgagcctttgcagtggctgctccaaacctctggaatgGTCTACCTATTAATGTAAGAACAGCTCAGAACATTGAaacattcaagtccttgctgaagacccattactatgctttggctttcaaatcaagttgagctttgatatcttgaccttgttgttgtgctgttggttattttgtattgtatactgtgtattgtttgtgtatattatctctttgattttgaactttgttaagcactttggtcaactatggttgtttttaaacgtgctatataaataaaattgaactgaactgaactgaacttgaCTAACATACACACAGGCTTTTTACTGTAATATAGGACCTGACATTCGTTTAAGCTCATTTTCAGGGATATTTGACGTAGAATTGTCATAGATACGGTTGGTATGTAATTAATAAGGATATTTGATGTTGTAATGTAGTTCTTGAGTTGTGTGTGCATGGCTCATGAACCATGAAGAAAACTCAATTGATATCCAATCCAGATATATTTGAGTGCTTTTAAATTGAAGCCCCTGAAGACATTGTTACATATCTTTTGACCCAACAAGCAACAATCTGTTTCCAAAAAAGATCCTGATACAAATATTAAATCCTGATTGGTGCACAGAAGAATGTGAcatcagtttgtttgttttttcaactAAGCCCGACCCACCTCAAACGAGTGAGAAGAGCACAGAAAAAGCAACACAGACGGAAATCTCTCATGTGAAATAACCAAAACTGCTCATACTTAGGCAGGAAATTGTGTGTTTATATAGTACCCAATCACTCATAGTAAGAAGATAATTGAGAACATTAGTTTTCATAGTATTCAAGTTCAATTTAGAAAACTATCATTCATCAGTTGAGttacttttaaagtgctcatattatgaaaaaaacactttttctgggatttggggtgttatgttgtgtctctggtgcttccacacacatacaaactttgaaaaaaatccatccatgctgtttagagtgagatacggtttctgaatgtgtcctgccttcagtctctgggtgagctgttcaaaatcggcacggcttgtgacgtcacaaccgcaaccattagctcgtagcgttagcgttagcatgctaacgctaatactaacgctagcatgctacctcgttctcaatagcaaagcactgctacaacacacacaagttcaccataatctacaaaagaactacttacatgtgcgccctcatttagaagtctcccagctaatcctgccttgtaactgaccgaagttgtagaaacagcctttcttttactgtctatggagctagctagctgacatgatctacatctgagctactgggcatgtgcaagtgcaatcaaagatagtacagaagaagaaaagaggtctcactctgtagctaaaacagagaccaggtgaaaagaggatctgcagcagtgagagagagcactgcagtacaacaaaaatatggtgttttttgaaaattaaaccttgtaaacctattctggtacaaccttaaaatacaattatgaacctgaaaatgagcataatatggctgctttaatatcgGGCCAAAGGAACGAATAGATGgatttcaaaacaaaaacaaactttctTTGACATCCCCTTTCTTTTGCTATCTTCATCCAGGCTCTAAGACCAGAAAGATTCCCTATCCAACCAAGAACCCCTTCACCTGGATCTTCCTGCTGGTCTCCTGCCCCAACTACACCTATGAGGTCACATGTTTTATGCATCAAGTGATGGCTGataagagttttttttctgataaGAGTTTTCTCTGCATGAACGTGGCATTGATTGCTTGGAAATAAAGCAGATAATTGTAAAGTTAGCTTAAAAAGAATACACATTTATTGCACAGCTGGAAGTTTTAATCTTTGGGAAATTAGTCCACCTGATTACATTGTCCCATGTAGTTATTGTATAATTGTACTttacctttttttgtttgtttaaaaagacTGAAAGTTTTTTTAGTTAAATGTGCGGCTGCTGCCCTCTTGTGGTATGAGTCTGTATGTAAcatccctcctctccctcttgcAGCTGGGCTCCTGGCTTGGCTTCACGCTGATGACACAGTGTCTGCCGGTGGCCTTCTTCACCTTGGTGGGTTTCATCCAGATGACTGTGTGGGCCAAGGGGAAGCATCGCAGCTACCTGAAGGAGTTCCGTGACTATCCTCCTGTCCGCTCACCCATCCTGCCCTTTATCCTGTAGAGGACTACTTGACCGCTCCGCTCTCCCCGCTTGTAGGAGTCAAATACACCCCTCCTAAACTGAGAGTGTGCTCTCCCTTTTTCCACCCtccaaaatctccactggaACTTAGTAGACTACTGACTGAAAtactcttccccccccccccccccatctgccATCCCTGTAATATTGAGTGCAAATGTGAAGCACTATACTTGCTTTTTTTAATTGCCCACAAACCCATTCTGATTGGTTAACCGACATGTGTGTTTGAGCTCCCAGAGCAGTTATTCACCTTCAAACTACCCAGTGTATATtcattgacatactgtacataaataaTGTTATCATGTCCAACCACTCTGTCATCTACTACTGTTTTTTTAGGCTGAATCTGCATCTGGTGAGATTCAGTAAAATGTCAACGGTTTAGTTTTTATATCAATTCATCTAAATTTGAAATCATGACTGTCATTTTGTAGATGCCTGAagtaatttattaaaaaaaggttAACCAAAATGTTGTTGCGTTGCTCTGTTATGTATTACAAGTGTCACTCTGTGCACCACCACTCCAGCCCGGGAATATTGGAGCTTTGTACAACGATGTATTGTGCAGACGCAAGTGTCACCAATAGGcaaaacagacacattttacAGGCTCAATTGGGTCAGATCAATTTGTTCAAAATACGGGGAAATCACACCTGCAAGAATTTGGCAaacaaatgtaataaataactCCCCAAAAAGACTCatccaaatactgtatatgtaacaaaatatatatagaaaTGGTAGATGAAATTTCTTCTGCCAAATATTCAAAAtggtggattttcttttttttttgggggggtggggtAGTTGTAGTCCATATAGGGAGAGCTGTCCTGAAGTGCTATCTAAATGGCCACTCTGTTGAACTAAAGATCACGCTAATGTTTTGGTGACGTCATCCAGAGGATTACTGTATGTTTTGACAATAAGACGAAGGGTTGTAGAGCTTAAACAATATTGTTTATTGTGAGCCGCGGCACAAATATATACAGAGAAGAAGACGCGTCCGAGGATGCACTGATCATGCAGCTTCAGCCTGAGCCTCGACTCTCTTCTTCCTCAGTTGgagcctcctctctctctcatactccTTCATACGCATCACATAGCTGGAGGCAGAAAAACACCGGGTATATAGTTAAGGACAAGGTGGTTGCATATTATCACAAGATGAAAGTTTAATTGACGAATCTGAAATTGAAGCTCTCTAGTGCCGTTACAAGTTAACATGGAGTCCATTTTTGAGATACGTTTTTAGGAAACTCCACCCTGTTATTGGAAACAaaggtttgtttgtgtttttctagaCTCTTAAttacccccccccaaaaaaaaaaaaaaaaaaaaaaaacccacaaaaactGGCATACTTAGTTTACAGTGTAAACTAAGCATTTTAAGGACATTGGATGTTGGTCTCTCAAACCAACATAGATGAGAAGTCCTTAAAATGCTGGCATACTTAGTTTACACTGTAAACTAAATATGCCAGTTTTTGCTCACAAAAGTAGAAATTTAAAAACCTACAATTCCACAACAACTGGACCGCTCCAGCTGCTGAGGAAAATTGTGTTGTGTGACCTGATTAAAATGTCCAGAACAACTACTAACTGGGCCTTGTGAgaatcttttttatatatactgtatatatagctCATACAACTGAAAGGAAGTTTAAAAGCCAGTTAAAGCCAGTTTAATTGACTTAGGTTTTCTGAGCTTCCGCTGGTCACTAGATTACATTTTAACTTTACTTTTCATAGTTATGAAAAATAAACTTGAACTAAATATGAATACTGTGTATGGGTTAGATCTGCTTACATGTCTGATGG contains these protein-coding regions:
- the tecrb gene encoding trans-2,3-enoyl-CoA reductase b isoform X1 yields the protein MDALALEATNTKKPSNGAAAVAVPLLAQAPVKRKPAKKTKKAVVFFEVEILDAKTKDKLCFLDKVEPNATIGEIKSMFHKSHPQWYPARQSIRLDPKGKSLKDEDVLQHLPVGTTATFYFRDLGAQISWVTVFLTEYTGPLVLYLMFYFRVPFIYAPKYDFTTSKHWVVHLACMCHSFHFFKRLLETLFVHRFSHGTMPLRNIFKNCTYYWGFAAWMAYYINHPLYTPPIYGEQQIRLALVIFLFCQIGNFSIHIALRNLRPPGSKTRKIPYPTKNPFTWIFLLVSCPNYTYELGSWLGFTLMTQCLPVAFFTLVGFIQMTVWAKGKHRSYLKEFRDYPPVRSPILPFIL
- the tecrb gene encoding trans-2,3-enoyl-CoA reductase b isoform X2, producing MKHYEVEILDAKTKDKLCFLDKVEPNATIGEIKSMFHKSHPQWYPARQSIRLDPKGKSLKDEDVLQHLPVGTTATFYFRDLGAQISWVTVFLTEYTGPLVLYLMFYFRVPFIYAPKYDFTTSKHWVVHLACMCHSFHFFKRLLETLFVHRFSHGTMPLRNIFKNCTYYWGFAAWMAYYINHPLYTPPIYGEQQIRLALVIFLFCQIGNFSIHIALRNLRPPGSKTRKIPYPTKNPFTWIFLLVSCPNYTYELGSWLGFTLMTQCLPVAFFTLVGFIQMTVWAKGKHRSYLKEFRDYPPVRSPILPFIL